CCAGGGCGCTGAAGCGCCGGGCCAGGCTCGCCCGGGACACGCCCGATTCGGCCGTCGGCGCCGCCACCGTCCACGGGTGGGCGGGGTTCGCGTGCGGTAGGCGCAAGGCCGGCCCCGCCACCTGGGAGCCGACGCTGCGGGACGTGGCGGCCATGTACGTGGTCGCACCGGACTTGGGCGGTCCGCAGGCCGCCGAAGCCGTAGCCGCGCTCACCGACGACGTACGGCGTGTACTCGGCCGGGCTCCCCGGGACTTCTCCGACTACGCCGAGAGCGCCGCCGCACACGGCGCATGGCGCGGCTGACCTTCTGCCGGCCGGCCCCGGAAAAAGGCGATCCCCTCCGACCGTTTCGACGGAGGGATCACGGCGACCGCTCACCGGTCCGTCCGGGAACGGATCGGTGAAGACCGGTTCCACCCGCGCGTCCCAGCCGTGTCAGCGGCTCTCCGGCCCGCCCACCGGTACGAGGTTCCCGGCCTGAGTCCGTGGCGGCGAGGGGGCGGCGCGCCGTTGTCGGCGGGGCAGGAACGCCGCGATCGCCAATGCGGTGAGCGCCGCACCCGCGCCGATCCCCATGACCAGGCGAAAGCCGTTCATCGCCCACCCGCACGCCGTCCCTCCCGGGGTGGGCCTACACGACCCCCTGGGGTCGAGGCGGAAGGGGCCCGCCCGTACGCCCACTCCATCCCGGGGGCGAGGTTGAAACCCAAGGTCAAGATCAGCGAGAGAACCACCGTGTGCGCCCGCAGCCGTCCTCGCTGCCGCTTTTCCGCCTGAGACCGCCCGTCGCCCGGCGGCGAACAAGGCCGTACAGCGCACCTCGGCCGCCCGGCCACCGACCACCCGGCGCGACTTCTGCAGACCTCGGTAATCGGGTGGGGCCTGCCCGAACAGCCCCGGCTGCAGGCGAGCGGAAATCTGGAAGGGCTCACGACCGGGACGCGGTAGGGGCAGGTGCGGACGACCCGGCCCGGTGCCTCGGCGTTCTTCCGCGCAAAAGCCGTCGACGGACTGATCGACGACATGCTGTCCGCTCCCAGGCCGGTGGATCGGGTCGAGGCGTTCCGCTCTCCCATGCCGTCACCGGTGATCCGCGAACTTCTCGGGGTGCCCTGTTCCGAACCTGATACGACGCGGGGTGGGTACGGTGAGCGTCGCCGAGGGGCCGTGCCGACAGCGGCGACGGCGTCGTGGTGCGGCTCGTCGACCATGCACGAAGTGGGCGAGCGCACGCCATACCCGGCGTATTCGGGGGCAGCGACCCAGAGTGCACGATCGTGAATCCAGGTGTGGGGACCGGTATGGAGCAGGAGACGGCGCCGCCGCAGCGGAGCGAAGCCGCGGCGCAGGGAACGTTGGACCGGATGAGGCAGTGGCTGCGGCGGGCGGCCGGATCGGACGGCCATGAGCGCCACACCCTGCTGCTCATCGGCAAGAGCACGCTGGCGGCCTGTGTCGCCTGGGCGATCTCCTACCACCTGATGAAGGCGCAGTCGCCGGCGTTCGCGCCGTTCTCGGCCGTTCTGATGATGCAGGTCACCGTCTACCAATCGGTGGCCCAGTCGCTGCGCTACGTCGGTGCGGTGAGCGCGGGCGTGGCGCTGCAGGGCGTACTCGGCTTCCTCGCGGGCCCCGACCTGCTCACGTTCGCGCTGGTGGCGTTGGCGGCGCTGGCGATCGGCCGATGGTCTGCGCTGGGGTCCCAGGGCTCCCAGGTGGCGACGGCGGCCTTCTTCGCCTTCTCCACCTACATCGCGGCCGCCGGCACGGCCGACCGTTTCGCCCAGCTCGGCCAGATCATCGTCCTGGTCCTCATCGGATGCGGCGTGGGGGTGCTGGTCAACCTGGCCGTCCTGCCGCCGATGCGCTACCGCAGCGCCGAGTACGGGGTGCGCACGCTGGCCCATTCACTGTGCGACCTGGTGGGCGACATGTACCCGGCGCTGCGCGAAGGCGAGCTGGACGGGGAGCGCACCGGCCATTGGCGGCAGCGGGCGGCGCAGACGGAGTCGATCGTCCATCAGGCCCGCACCGCGGTGCGCACCGCCAAGGAGAGCGTCTACTACAACCCGCGCCGCCTGCTGCGGCGGCACCAGGGCGACACCTCCTTCTCCGGTTACGGGGCCCTGGTCGATGCCCTGGAGCGGGTCTCCTTCCAGCTGGCCTCGGTGACCCGCAGCCTGGAGCGGTGGGACGACGGCGATTCGAGCCCTCAGGGCCGGGAGTTCCTCCGCTGTTTCGGCGACTTCCTCGCCTCGGTCGGGGTGATCACCCGGCTGCTGAGCGAGGTCGACGAAGGTCGACTGGCCGAGCAGGCCCGGGAGCTGTGCGCACAGAGCAGGGAGGCGCAGAAGTGCCACAGGCGGCTGACCGAGGGTGCCGAGCAGGGCTTGCTGCCGCTGACCGACCACTCGCGCCCCTACGGGATCCTGCTGGCGGATGCGAGCCGGCTGATGGACGAGCTCCAGTACACCTGCGACGTGCTCCAGCAGTGCGTGGAGCGCGAAACGGCGGATCCAGCCCCGTAGAACCCGGGGGCCGGGAGTCCGTCCGGCATGGGGAGATATGGGGGCAACGGAACGGCCGTCAGCACCAAGGGTTCGATCTCCACACGTGCGAGGCCGACGAATACTGTTTCGGCGAGCCAGCGGTGCGCCGTGTCGGGCCGGACCGGAGTGCTGAGCGCTCTTCAGCATGGCCCCGACCTCGTCCGCCGTCTCGTGCAGGGCCTGGAGGCGTTGGAATCCCTGGTCCGTTGGCGTCCTACACGCCGCACACCATCAGCGAGGAGCGTTCCCTGCGCATCGAACTGGCGGAGGTCCGGCAGCGTGGTTTCTCCTTCTGCCGAGGCCACATCCACCCCGACGCGGCGGGCGTCGCGGTGCCGGTTCGGCAGGACGACCGCGTGATCGCCGCAATGGGGCTCGTCGTGCCCAACGACGACGGCGCGTGGGCGTTCAGCCGACCGCTCATGCTTGCCGGCCTGGCGCTGAGCCGTGCGCTGAGCAGCGCTCCGGATCCGATGAGAGGCGGGGAGCCCCGGCCGGTCGCCGGAGAGTGACCGTCTTCCCGGCACACGGTCGGTGCGGGACTCACGGCCCGTGTAGCCGTCTTCCGGTGACCGGTGGTCAAGGAAGGCGGAAGCGGGAGACCGAGGGGTCGGGGCCGGGACCTGGCGTGCGTTCTCTGTCGTGACCAGCCGTTCCGGGTTCGTTGTGGGGGCGTATGGGGCCGTTCCCGAATGTCCGGATGCCCCGCCGGTGCGATCCGGGACATCACCGTCTTTCCGCTGAATGGAAGCAGTATGGCTCCGCCGCCGGAGTGCGTCCGATGCTCGGACCACACCCCCGGAGTCACGAGGAGTTCTCATGGCGGTGAACACGTTCGCCACATCCCCTTCGAACGGCGGTACCGATCCGACCGCGGTGGCGTCGCTCCGGGTGACCGGCAAGGTCGAGGCGGCCGACGGAGTCGTGGCCGCGGCAGAGGAGGCCGGTACGGGTGGCCGCCGGTTCGACGTGGAGCTGCGGCGCTCGGGTACGACGCTCACGGTGGGCTCGGACCGGTCGCTGCTCCAGGTGCTCGGTGAGGCCGGCGTCCACGTCCTGTCGTCGTGCCGCCAGGGCCTGTGCGGCACCTGTGAGACCGCGGTGCTCAGCGGTGTCCCCGACCACCGGGACTCGATCCTCGACGAGGACGACCGCGCCGCCGGGGACTGCATGTTCGTCTGCGTCTCCCGGGCGCGCTCCGAACGCCTCGTCCTCGACCTGTGACTCCCTCACCTAAGGACCACGCGACGCCTGCGACCGACATGCCCCCCGCGACGGTTTCCCTGGACGCCGACCCCTTCGCCCCGGAGGTGCTGGAGGGCCCGCTCGCCCTCCAGGCGCGACTGCGCGAGGCCGGAGCCGCCGTGTACCTCGAACGCCACGGCGTCTACGCGCTGGCCCGGTACGAGCACGTCCACGCGGCGCTGACCGACTGGCAGTCCTTCCAGCCCGCCGCCGGTGTGGGCCTGGCCAACTTCCGGCACGAGAAGCCGTGGCGCGCGCCGAGCCTGCTGCTGGAGGCCGACCCGCCCCGGCACGACGCGCCCCGGGCCGTTCTGAGCAGGATCCTCGGACCGCGTGCGATTCGGAGGCTGCGCGGCGCCTGGGCGGAGGACGCCCGCGAGCTCGTGGACCGGGTCGTGCGCAGCCCCGAGTTCGACGCCGTCGCCGACCTCGCCCAGGTCTTCCCGCTGCGGGTGTTCCCCGACGCGGTCGGCCTGGAGCACGAGGGGCGGCAGCACCTTTTGCCCTACGGAGACCACGCGTTCAACGCCTTCGGGCCGTCGAACGCACTGGTGGCCAAGGGCACTCCGCACGTCGCGGAGCTCTCGGCGTGGGTCGGCGGCCAGTGCGCCCGTGAACGGCTGGCGCCCGGCGGGTTCGGTGCCGCGATCTGGGAGGCGGCCGACCGCGGCGACATCACCGCCGAGCAGGCACCGCTCATCGTCCGCTCCCTTCTCACCGCCGGAGTGGACACCACCGTGCACGCTCTGGGCGCGGTGCTCTACGCCTTCGCCACCCATCCCGACCAGTGGAGGCGCCTGCGCGAGGACCCCCGACTCGCCCGCGTCGCCTTCGACGAGGCCGTGCGCTGGGAGTCGCCGGTGCAGACCTTCTTCCGTACGGCGACGGGCGACGTCGAGATCGCGGAGACCACCGTCCCCGATGGCAAGAAGATCCTGATGTTCCTGGGCGCGGCCAACCGCGACCCGCGCCACTGGAACGATCCCGATGCCTTCGACCTCGCCCGCGACCCATCGGGGCACGTGGGCTTCGGCATGGGCATCCACCAGTGCGTGGGCCAGCACATCGCGCGCCTGGAGGCGGAGTCGCTGCTCACCGCCTTGGCCGAACGCGTCGAGCGAATCGAGCTCGCCGGCACACCGCGTCGGCACCTCAACAACACCCTGCGCGCCTGGTCCTCGCTACCGGTGCGCGTCCGTACCGGCTGACAGCGGCCCCCGGGTCGCCGGTGCCCGGCTGGCGGGAGCCGCCGCGATCATCGCCGTCGACGTCGACGGCCGCAAGCTCGGCAAGGCACGACGGGAGTCGGGCGCCGCGCACACCGTGAACGCCTCACACGCGGATCCGATCGAAGCTGTACGGGAACTCACGGGTGGACACGGCGCCGCACATAACCCCGACGCCGTCATGGCGAAGGTGGGAGACCGCCGGGTGTCGGACGTCAGCCGTCGCCAGTGGGGCGGTGGGCGGTTCTAGCGCTCGGCCGGGTCGGCCGCTTCCACGCGCCTCCCCACCTCGGCGAGCACACCGCGCAGCCAGGCGTGCCCCGGATCGCTGTGGTGGGTGGGGTGGTACCAGAACGCCTCCAGGACCGGCACCGCGTCGTAGGGGCAGGGCAGCACGCGCAGATCCGCCATGCGGGCCACCCGGCGCGCCAGCCGCTCCTGCAGCAGCGCGATCCGGTCTGTGCCGGCGATCAGGAACGGCAGCGACTGGAAGTTGTCGACCACCGCCTCCACGCGCGGCTCGACCCCGAGCATGCTCAACTGGCGTGCGGCCGAGGCGAAGGCGGTCGCGCCGCGGAAGGTCATCGCCCAGGGCAGCCGCCGCAGGTCGGCCATTGTCAGCTCCTCGCCCACGCCGCTGTTGCCCGAAGCGACCACGCACACCCACCGGTCGGTGTAGAGGTCGAGTGAGGGCTGGTCGGCGATGAAGCCGTGCGGCATGACCAGGCCGTCGACCGCACGGAGCGTGGTGTCGCTGTCGTCGACGGCGCCGATGCTGATCTGGCGGAAGTGCACCCGCACCTTCGGCGCGGCGCGTTTCAGCTGCGCCATCAGCTCCTCGCCGAGGACCGCGATGGCGTAGTCGGAGGCGACCAGGGTGAACTCGCGGTCGGAGGCGGCGGGGTCGAAGGCGGGTTGGGCGGTGAAGACGCGCCGCACCATGGTGACGGCCAGCGCCGCGTGGTCGCGCAGGGCCGCGCCCAGCGGCGTCAGTTCGTAGCCGTTGCCCACCCGCACCAGCAGTTCGTCGCCGAAGTGGCGGCGCAGGCGGGCCAGCGATCCGCTCATGGCCGGCTGGCTCAGCCCGATCCGCTCCCCGGCCCGGGTGACGTTGCGTTCCTCCAGCAGCGCGTGCAGCGCCGTCAGCAGGTTGAGGTCGAGGCTCTCCAGCCGCATCGCCATGCTCCTTGCATCGCTCCCACCAATGCCCCCCATACAAGGTATCTATTTCCGTGATCGTCGGCAGAGCGCCAGAGTGAGGGCAGTCACTTTTGGAGGCAACGTGGTGGAGACATCCCCGCAGCCCGGCGACCGCTTCGCGCTGGGCACCCTCGCGGATGGCGACCGCGAGTTCCCCGCACTGGTGGTCGGCGAGCACGTCTTGGACCTGTCGCAGTCCGGCGTCCTGGACCACCCGTCCGACGGGTCCGTCACCCTCATCGGGATCCTGGAGTCCTGGGACCTGCACCTGTCCCGACTCGTCCGACTGGCCGCTGAGACCGGCCTGCCCTGGACCGATCTCAGCGGGTTCACGCTGCGCGCGCCGCTGCGGCCCGGCCAGGTGCTGCAGTCGGGCGCCAACTACCGCACCCACGTCATCGACCTCGCCGTCGCCCACCGCGCCGTCGCCGGACCCGAGGACGAGGCCGCGACCCGCGCCGAGGTCGGGGCGATGATGGACCGCCGCGCCGCTGAGGGCGCCCCCTACCTGTTCACCGGCCTCCCCTCAGCCGTCGCCGGGCCCTACGACGACCTGGTGCTCCCCGGCTACAGCGACAAGCACGACTGGGAACTGGAGTTGGCCGCGGTCATCGGCCGCCCCGCCTTCCGCCTCTCGCGCGAGCAGGCGCTCGACTGCGTCGCCGGCTACACCATCGCCAACGACATCACTACCCGCGACCTGGTGTTCCGCGCCGACATGCCTGAGATCGGCACCGACTGGCTGCGCGCCAAGAACGCCCCCGGCTTCCTGCCGCTGGAGCCCTACCTCGTTCCGGCGCACTGCGTCGCCGATCCCACGGACCTGCGGGTGCGGCTGGCGGTCAACGGCGAGACCATGCAGGACGAGACCACCAAGGACATGCTCTTCGACGTCGCCGCCCTGGTGGCCGCCGCATCCCAGACCGTCCGGCTGGCCCCCGGCGACCTGGTGCTGACCGGCAGCCCCGCCGGCAACGGCATGGCCACCGGCCGGTTCCTGCGCGAGGGCGATGTGATGGAGGGCTCCATCACCGGACTGGGCAGCCAGCGCACCGTGTGCAGGGCCGAGCGGTGAGCGGCACCGCAGAGCACGCGGCCGCACGCACCGCGGAGGAGGCCGTCGCCGAAGCCGCCCGCGCCTACTCCAACTGGGGCCGCTGGGGCGGCGACGACGTGCGCGGCACGCTCAACTTCCTCGAACCGGCCATGCGCGCGCGGGCCGCCGCGCTCGTGGTGCGCGGGGAGTCCTTCTCGCTGTCGCAGCGCTTCGACATGAACGGCCCGCAGAAGGGCTGGCGGCGCCGCACCAACCCCGTGCACACCATGCTCGACACCGGCACCGACGCCGCACTGGGCAAGCAGGGCTTCCCGCACGGCATCGGCGGCGCCGACGACGTCATCGCCATGCCGCTGCAGTGCTCCACCCAGTGGGACGGCCTGGGCCACATCTTCGACCACGGCAAGGCGTGGAACGGGCGCGACGCCGCCGAGGCGGTCACCTCGGACGGGGACCTGGTCACCGGGATCGAGACCATCGCCGAGGTGGTGGCCGGGCGCGGAGTCCTGCTGGACGTGGGCCGGGTGGTGGGCGACGGCGGCGAACTGCCCGACGGTTTCGCCGTCACCGCCGAGCACCTGGAGACCACCGCCGCCGCGCACGGGGTCGAGGTCGGCCGCGGCGACATCGTGTGCGTGCGCACCGGACAGCTCGCCCGCGTGCGCCGCGAGGGCTGGGGCGACTACGCCGGAGGGCCGGCCCCGGGCCTGTCGTTCTGGAGCGCCGGATGGCTGCACCGCAGCCAGATCGCCGCGATCGCCACCGACACCTGGGGCTTCGAGGTGCGCCCCAACGAGTTCCCCGACGCCTTCCAGCCGCTGCACCAGGTGGCCATCCCCAACATGGGGCTGCTCATAGGCGAGATGTGGGACCTGGAGGCCCTGGCCGCCGACTGCGCCGCCCATGGCGGCTACGCGTTCCAACTGGTCGCGGCGCCGCTGCCGATCACCGGAGCCGTCGGCTCGCCCGTCAACCCCATCGCATTGAAGTAGCGAGGCACCGCCATGAAAGTACTGATCGTCGGCTGCGGCATCACCGGTTCGGCCCTGGGCATCCTGTTGGCGCGCGCGGGCGCCGAGGTCGACATCGTCGAGCTCGAACCCAAGTGGAGCACGCTGGGCTCAGGCATCACCCTGCAGGGCAACGCGCTGCGGGTGCTGCGCGAGCTGGGCGTGTGGGAGCAGGTGGCGGCCGCCGGCTACGCCTTCGACTCCCTGGGCATCCGCGCCCCCGACGGCACACTGCTGTTCGAGGGCCAGGACCACCGCACCGGCGGACACGACCTGCCCGCCACCCTGGGCATGGACCGGCCCGACCTGCAGGCCGTCCTGCTGGCCGAACTGCGCCGCGCCGGCGCTCGCATCAGCCTGGGCCGCACCGTCCAAGCGCTGGAGGACACCGGCGCGGGCGTCGACGCGGTCTTCGACGACGGCACCGCCGACTTCTACGACCTCGTGGCCAGCGCCGACGGAATCCGCTCCCGGGTCCGCACGATGCTCGGCATCGCCGACACCCCCCAGCCGGCGGGCATGGGCATCTGGCGGGTCCACGCCCGGCGCCCCGGCAGCGTGACCCGGACCGACCTGGCCTACGGCGGCCCCTGCCACATCGCCGGCTACTGCCCCACCGGCGCCGACACGCTCTATGCCTACCTGGTGGAGGACGCCCGCCCCTTCGAGGACGTGCGCGCCGAGGACAAGGCCGCGGTGATGCGCGAGCTGGCCGCGCCCTACGGCGGGGCCTGGAAGGAGATCGCCGAGGACATCACCGACCCCGACCGGATCAACTACACCTGGTTCGAGTCGCTGCTGGTGGCGCGGCCCTGGTACCGGGCAAACACGGTACTCCTCGGCGACGCGGCGCACGCCTGCCCGCCCACCGTCGCCCAGGGGGCGGCGATGTGCCTGGAGGACGCCTGGGTGCTGTCCCAATTGCTCATCGAGCGCGGCGGCGCCGGCCCCGACGTGCTGGAGGCGTTCATGGAGCGCCGGTTCGAGCGGGTGCGCACCGTCGTCGACAGCTCGCTGCAGATCACCCGGTGGCAACTGGAGGGCGCACGCGACGCCGACGTCCCCGGCCTGATGGGGCACGTCGCCGCCCTGGTCACGGAGCTTCCATGATCGTCGATGTGCACGCCCACGTGCTGCTGCCCGGTATCGAGGAGGCACTGGCCGACCACCCCGGCCTGGTCGAGCACCGCGCGCTGGAGGCCCGCCGCAACGGGCTGCGGGCGCAGGAGGTCTCCGGGCGCATGATCGGCGAGCGCCTTGCCCGGCTGACCGACCCGGTCGTGCGGCTGGCCGACATGGACGCCGCCGGGGTGGACGTGCAGATCGTCAGCCCATCGCCCTCCCACTACCACTACTGGGCGCCGCCGGAGGAGGCCGAGCGGATCTACCGGACGGCCAACGAGGGCGTGGCCGCCCACTGCGCGCACGCGCCGAGCCGCCTGCACGGGCTGGGTCTGGTGCCGCTGCAGCACGCGGACCTGGCATCGGCCGCACTCGACCACGCACTGGACGCGGGTCTCAAAGGTGTGGAGATCTCCTCCCACGCGCCCGGCCGGGAACTCTCGGATCCGGCCCTGGAGCCGCTGTGGGCGCGCGCCGACGAGCGGCGGGCGGTGGTCTTCGTGCACCCCTTCGGCTGCACGCTCGGCGAGCGGCTGGACCGCTGGTACCTGTCCAACATCGTCGGCCAACCGGTGGAGAACGCGGTCGCACTGTCGCATCTGATCTTCTCCGGGGTGCTCGACCGCCACCCGGACCTCAAGGTCGTCGCCGCCCACGGCGGCGGCTACCTGCCCACCCACCTGGGCCGCGCCGACCACGGCTGGCGCGTCCGGCCCGACGCCCGCGGCTGCGCCCGCGAACCCGGCTCCTACCTGCACCGCATCTGGTTCGACTCGCTGGTCCACGACCCGCGCGTGCTGCGCCACCTGGTCGAGGCCGTCGGAGCCGACCGGGTCGTGCTCGGCTCCGACCACCCCTTCGACATGGGCACCGACGACCCGCTGGCCGCACTGCGCGGCGCCGGCCTGGACGCCGCCTGTGTCGAAGCGATCAGCGGCGGCAACGCCGCCGCCCTGTTCGACCTGCCCGCGATCGGCACCCGCACCGCAACCCGAAGGAAGTGATCACCGTGTCTGAGCGCCTCATCACCCACCTGCGCCACGTGGCACTGGCCGTACCCGACTACGACAAGCAGCACGCCTTCTTCACCGACATGTGGGGTCTGAGCGAGGTCGCCACCGACACCGGCCTGTCCTTCCTGGCCGCCGAGGGCTCCCCGGAGAACTACATCGTCCGGCTGCGCCGGGCCGAGGAGAAGCGCGTCGACCTGATCGCTTTCGGCGCCGAGACCCCCGCCGACGTCGACGCGCTCGCCGACCGGCTCATGGCCGCGGGCGTCGAGATCGTCGGCGAACCCGGCTCGGTGGACACTCCCGGCGGCGGCTACGGGTTCCGCTTCTTCGACGTCGACGGCCGCACCGTGGAGGTCTCCAGCGGCGTGGCGACCCGCATCCACCGCAGGGTCGAGGAGCGCGAAGCGATCCCGGTGCGCCTCTCGCACGTCGTGCTCAACTCCACCGACATCGACCGCACCCGCCGCTGGTACGAGCACCACCTGGACTTCGCGCTGTCGGACACGCTGAGCTCCCCGCATATGGGCGAGGTCATGCACTTCATGCGGTGCAATCCGCAGCACCACAGCATGGCCATCGCCAAGGGCCCGCACCCCTCGCTGCACCACATCTCCTTCGAGATGCGCGGCATCGACGAGTACATGCGCGGCACCGGGCGGCTGCTGCGCGGCGGTGTGCGCAAGATCTGGGGGCCGGGACGCCACCTGGCCGGCGACAACACCTTCTCCTACTTCCTGGACCCGCACGGCAACACCCTGGAGTACACCACCGAACTCGAACTGCTCGACGAGGACTCCTGGCACCCCCACGTCTACGACTTCTCCCAGCCCGAGGTCACCGACCAGTGGGGCACCGCCAACCCCATGGACGAGTTCGTGGCCAAGGAGTCCTTCAACGACCCCGATCGCGGCGTCTTCGTCGCCCCGCCCGTCTAGAGCACACAGAGTCGCCCCGCCCAGCCGGAGACCAGGGAACCAGAGAAGAGAGGAGACGCGGTGCGTTTCGCCCGCTATGAGTACGAGGGGCGCGTGCACAGCGCCGTCGTCGACGGCGACGCGCTGCACCCGCTGCCCGCCGACCTGCTCATGCTCATCGACTCCGGCGAGCTGCACGCGGCCGGCCGCGCGGCCCTGGCCGGCCCGGCCGGGCCGCGCCTGGCCGAGGTGCGGCTGACGGCGCCGCTGGACCCGCCGACCGTGCGCGACTTCGTCGCCTTCGAGGAGCACGTCGAAGGGGTCCGCCGCAGCGTCTCCGGCGCCGAGGGCGTACCTGCGCAGTGGTACGCGGCGCCGACGTTCTACTTCGCCAACCCCTACGCGGTCATCGGTCCCGGCGACGACGTCGCCGTGCCGCCCGGCTCGGCGGCGCTGGACTTCGAGCTCGAGGTCGCCGCCGTCATCGGGGCACCGGGCCGCGACCTCAGCCCGGAGCAGGCCCGTGAGCACATCGTCGGCTACACCGTCTTCAACGACTGGTCGGCCCGCGACCTGCAGTCCGCGGAGATGCAGGTGGGCCTGGGCCCGTGCAAGGGCAAGGACTCCGCCGCGACACTGGGCCCGTGGCTGGTCACCGCCGACGAGCTGGAGCCCTACCGCGA
This sequence is a window from Spinactinospora alkalitolerans. Protein-coding genes within it:
- a CDS encoding FUSC family protein, whose translation is MNPGVGTGMEQETAPPQRSEAAAQGTLDRMRQWLRRAAGSDGHERHTLLLIGKSTLAACVAWAISYHLMKAQSPAFAPFSAVLMMQVTVYQSVAQSLRYVGAVSAGVALQGVLGFLAGPDLLTFALVALAALAIGRWSALGSQGSQVATAAFFAFSTYIAAAGTADRFAQLGQIIVLVLIGCGVGVLVNLAVLPPMRYRSAEYGVRTLAHSLCDLVGDMYPALREGELDGERTGHWRQRAAQTESIVHQARTAVRTAKESVYYNPRRLLRRHQGDTSFSGYGALVDALERVSFQLASVTRSLERWDDGDSSPQGREFLRCFGDFLASVGVITRLLSEVDEGRLAEQARELCAQSREAQKCHRRLTEGAEQGLLPLTDHSRPYGILLADASRLMDELQYTCDVLQQCVERETADPAP
- a CDS encoding IclR family transcriptional regulator domain-containing protein, which produces MASYTPHTISEERSLRIELAEVRQRGFSFCRGHIHPDAAGVAVPVRQDDRVIAAMGLVVPNDDGAWAFSRPLMLAGLALSRALSSAPDPMRGGEPRPVAGE
- a CDS encoding 2Fe-2S iron-sulfur cluster-binding protein, translated to MAVNTFATSPSNGGTDPTAVASLRVTGKVEAADGVVAAAEEAGTGGRRFDVELRRSGTTLTVGSDRSLLQVLGEAGVHVLSSCRQGLCGTCETAVLSGVPDHRDSILDEDDRAAGDCMFVCVSRARSERLVLDL
- a CDS encoding cytochrome P450; translated protein: MPPATVSLDADPFAPEVLEGPLALQARLREAGAAVYLERHGVYALARYEHVHAALTDWQSFQPAAGVGLANFRHEKPWRAPSLLLEADPPRHDAPRAVLSRILGPRAIRRLRGAWAEDARELVDRVVRSPEFDAVADLAQVFPLRVFPDAVGLEHEGRQHLLPYGDHAFNAFGPSNALVAKGTPHVAELSAWVGGQCARERLAPGGFGAAIWEAADRGDITAEQAPLIVRSLLTAGVDTTVHALGAVLYAFATHPDQWRRLREDPRLARVAFDEAVRWESPVQTFFRTATGDVEIAETTVPDGKKILMFLGAANRDPRHWNDPDAFDLARDPSGHVGFGMGIHQCVGQHIARLEAESLLTALAERVERIELAGTPRRHLNNTLRAWSSLPVRVRTG
- a CDS encoding LysR family transcriptional regulator; translation: MRLESLDLNLLTALHALLEERNVTRAGERIGLSQPAMSGSLARLRRHFGDELLVRVGNGYELTPLGAALRDHAALAVTMVRRVFTAQPAFDPAASDREFTLVASDYAIAVLGEELMAQLKRAAPKVRVHFRQISIGAVDDSDTTLRAVDGLVMPHGFIADQPSLDLYTDRWVCVVASGNSGVGEELTMADLRRLPWAMTFRGATAFASAARQLSMLGVEPRVEAVVDNFQSLPFLIAGTDRIALLQERLARRVARMADLRVLPCPYDAVPVLEAFWYHPTHHSDPGHAWLRGVLAEVGRRVEAADPAER
- a CDS encoding fumarylacetoacetate hydrolase family protein, producing the protein MVETSPQPGDRFALGTLADGDREFPALVVGEHVLDLSQSGVLDHPSDGSVTLIGILESWDLHLSRLVRLAAETGLPWTDLSGFTLRAPLRPGQVLQSGANYRTHVIDLAVAHRAVAGPEDEAATRAEVGAMMDRRAAEGAPYLFTGLPSAVAGPYDDLVLPGYSDKHDWELELAAVIGRPAFRLSREQALDCVAGYTIANDITTRDLVFRADMPEIGTDWLRAKNAPGFLPLEPYLVPAHCVADPTDLRVRLAVNGETMQDETTKDMLFDVAALVAAASQTVRLAPGDLVLTGSPAGNGMATGRFLREGDVMEGSITGLGSQRTVCRAER
- a CDS encoding cyclase family protein; amino-acid sequence: MSGTAEHAAARTAEEAVAEAARAYSNWGRWGGDDVRGTLNFLEPAMRARAAALVVRGESFSLSQRFDMNGPQKGWRRRTNPVHTMLDTGTDAALGKQGFPHGIGGADDVIAMPLQCSTQWDGLGHIFDHGKAWNGRDAAEAVTSDGDLVTGIETIAEVVAGRGVLLDVGRVVGDGGELPDGFAVTAEHLETTAAAHGVEVGRGDIVCVRTGQLARVRREGWGDYAGGPAPGLSFWSAGWLHRSQIAAIATDTWGFEVRPNEFPDAFQPLHQVAIPNMGLLIGEMWDLEALAADCAAHGGYAFQLVAAPLPITGAVGSPVNPIALK
- a CDS encoding FAD-dependent monooxygenase, with the protein product MKVLIVGCGITGSALGILLARAGAEVDIVELEPKWSTLGSGITLQGNALRVLRELGVWEQVAAAGYAFDSLGIRAPDGTLLFEGQDHRTGGHDLPATLGMDRPDLQAVLLAELRRAGARISLGRTVQALEDTGAGVDAVFDDGTADFYDLVASADGIRSRVRTMLGIADTPQPAGMGIWRVHARRPGSVTRTDLAYGGPCHIAGYCPTGADTLYAYLVEDARPFEDVRAEDKAAVMRELAAPYGGAWKEIAEDITDPDRINYTWFESLLVARPWYRANTVLLGDAAHACPPTVAQGAAMCLEDAWVLSQLLIERGGAGPDVLEAFMERRFERVRTVVDSSLQITRWQLEGARDADVPGLMGHVAALVTELP
- a CDS encoding amidohydrolase family protein, which gives rise to MIVDVHAHVLLPGIEEALADHPGLVEHRALEARRNGLRAQEVSGRMIGERLARLTDPVVRLADMDAAGVDVQIVSPSPSHYHYWAPPEEAERIYRTANEGVAAHCAHAPSRLHGLGLVPLQHADLASAALDHALDAGLKGVEISSHAPGRELSDPALEPLWARADERRAVVFVHPFGCTLGERLDRWYLSNIVGQPVENAVALSHLIFSGVLDRHPDLKVVAAHGGGYLPTHLGRADHGWRVRPDARGCAREPGSYLHRIWFDSLVHDPRVLRHLVEAVGADRVVLGSDHPFDMGTDDPLAALRGAGLDAACVEAISGGNAAALFDLPAIGTRTATRRK
- a CDS encoding VOC family protein translates to MSERLITHLRHVALAVPDYDKQHAFFTDMWGLSEVATDTGLSFLAAEGSPENYIVRLRRAEEKRVDLIAFGAETPADVDALADRLMAAGVEIVGEPGSVDTPGGGYGFRFFDVDGRTVEVSSGVATRIHRRVEEREAIPVRLSHVVLNSTDIDRTRRWYEHHLDFALSDTLSSPHMGEVMHFMRCNPQHHSMAIAKGPHPSLHHISFEMRGIDEYMRGTGRLLRGGVRKIWGPGRHLAGDNTFSYFLDPHGNTLEYTTELELLDEDSWHPHVYDFSQPEVTDQWGTANPMDEFVAKESFNDPDRGVFVAPPV